The Musa acuminata AAA Group cultivar baxijiao chromosome BXJ2-2, Cavendish_Baxijiao_AAA, whole genome shotgun sequence genome has a segment encoding these proteins:
- the LOC135605435 gene encoding zinc finger CCCH domain-containing protein 33-like, which yields MPGARHNALSDSSSNASPGKLEETMSRLNIEDEDGREGADGQPNPYPDRPGEPNCSFYLRTGLCSYGSKCKYNHPNITAKETRCRDELPPRDGQPDCQFFLKTGTCKFGATCKYYHPQDKHDAQLFQLNDLGLPIRKGEKSCPYYMKTGYCKFGVACKFNHPQPVSIGTMFPISGSLVYGYTGSSAPIRGPSLIGLPLWPTLKTPYMTNPSMQGFPSCMPLVFPSTQATAPVQQGWTKYTGSASIPSHKSLGSDHIPNSKHHADPGSSMAVIFPERPDQPECQYYMKTGGCKYGSSCKYHHPKERIQVAACTIGPFGLPLRPGEPACTFYAAYGSCKYGASCKFDHPYVVVFPLPDSSVMPPHQRVSKSTWMAADSSSCSFPIAPDEFKSVRIGEMQGVDNNEHGSPCTQTSPTHTTPHSESSINQSD from the exons ATGCCCGGCGCTAGGCACAATGCtctctccgattcctcttccaatgcGTCGCCGGGCAAACTTGAAG AAACCATGAGTCGTTTAAATATTGAGGATGAGGATGGTCGGGAGGGTGCGGATGGGCAGCCGAATCCATATCCTGACCGGCCTGGAGAACCTAACTGCAGTTTCTATTTGAGGACCGGCTTATGCAGTTATGGAAGCAAGTGCAAGTACAACCATCCTAACATCACTGCTAAG GAAACTCGGTGTAGAGATGAACTTCCCCCAAGAGATGGTCAACCTGACTGCCAG TTTTTCCTCAAAACAGGAACTTGTAAATTTGGAGCAACCTGTAAATATTATCATCCACAAGACAAGCATGATGCTCAATTATTTCAATTGAATGATTTGGGTTTACCAATTCGCAAG GGTGAAAAATCTTGTCCATACTACATGAAAACTGGCTATTGTAAATTTGGAGTTGCCTGCAAGTTCAATCATCCTCAGCCTGTGAGTATCGGAACCATGTTTCCTATATCAGGCTCCTTGGTGTATGGATATACAGGATCTTCTGCACCAATAAGAGGACCATCTTTGATTGGACTTCCACTATGGCCTACCTTGAAGACCCCTTACATGACCAATCCTAGTATGCAAGGGTTCCCATCTTGCATGCCCCTTGTATTTCCATCCACCCAAGCCACCGCACCCGTCCAGCAGGGTTGGACCAAATACACG GGCAGTGCGAGCATTCCCTCCCACAAGTCTCTTGGTTCTGATCACATACCCAACTCAAAGCATCATGCGGATCCAGGTTCAAGTATGGCAGTCATTTTTCCAGAGAGACCTGATCAACCAGAATGCCAATATTACATGAAAACAGGGGGCTGCAAATACGGTAGTTCTTGCAAGTACCATCACCCTAAAGAGAGGATCCAAGTAGCTGCATGCACTATTGGACCGTTTGGACTTCCTCTCAGACCA GGTGAGCCTGCATGCACATTCTATGCTGCATACGGAAGCTGCAAATATGGTGCATCTTGTAAATTCGATCACCCATATGTGGTTGTATTCCCTCTTCCAGACTCGTCAGTGATGCCTCCCCACCAAAGGGTTTCGAAATCTACATGGATGGCAGCAGATAGTTCATCCTGCAGTTTCCCAATAGCACCCGATGAGTTCAAATCTGTGAGAATTGGTGAGATGCAGGGTGTGGATAACAATGAGCATGGAAGTCCTTGTACACAAACATCTCCAACGCATACCACACCTCATTCAGAGTCATCCATAAATCAGTCGGATTAG